ACGACCGAACTTCGCTTGGAATTACGAAATTCTAGAAGGGTAGCTGAAGAATACTTGATGGCGCGTTAAACATTGGCTGTACCATATCGGAGTGATGTTGGCAATACTTCTCCATCTTAAATATAAGGTCTAATGTAACTTTGGATAACCTTCAATCCTCTACTGAAACActcaaggttatgatataaccttgttctcagttacatcaccatgtgtggcaaaataagggtggcaatgtttggattattttctctttttctatgggacaaatgcttgattttcttacactgtcagtttccaatatagctattcatcatataacttgacTCTTATGttaatttgattctttaaattattttttattaattaaaaaaagagattgaaaaatgaaaattttcttgccatataactttccaccaatagagggcgtacaaaaaaaattcccaaaattcaagtttttgagcactcaggtgaatacaaaaattattcccaagttattaatgaaaaataaattgcaactgtatggaatttagtaattttggtcacataagtgatattttaatgattttttaaagtgtgtgctatgtacagcattggcataccatagtcctacctgtagattcaccacaggcaggatggtagcagtaaACAAGTGCACTGAAAAGTTCTTTAGTTGAAAGGAGGTAGTGCAGTTAGAGCTGTAAATGATTCACCCCCTTAGAAAGTGCTTTCTTTTGAACAGTCCATGATTAAAAGGGTACACGTACAGAAGACCATTTCACTACGGTGCGCCAATACAAGTCATTCAAGGGGAACAAAAACACAGCGCAACAAAGACTTTCAGATGAAAGACTTCATTATGTTTGACTAAGGACCCTATACTGATGTTCAAGTTCATTCAGGGGAAACTAGCAACGAATGAGTACACATGCGCagacgacccccccccccactccccacatacacaccctcacGCAGGTAAATCATGTGACATGTTTGTACCAATCGCGATGCTTGACATAACACACCTACATGATCACAAAACGTACATATTTCTCATTTACAAGTTATTCCTGATTAGAATTCCATATATTTCAGTCTAACAAAGTTCACAAATGATCAATTTAGTCCTTTCAGTTTATTCGATTTATGATGGCGAAAAGTGATGATGCATAAaagaattatacaatttatTCATCAATGAACAGTTAGGTTTTACATTGTGGCTATCAAAAAAGTTGCAAATTTAACATTTTCCCACCTAGAATGTCATTGATGGACTTCATCCTTTATATTGTAGGATGATCTCAAAATCGTCTACATAACGTGATAAGAAATAGTTAACATGAGGGAAAGTTCTCTGCAAATATTCTCAATGTATCTATAATTATGATTGATATTCATATTCTATCATTCTTGCTTTCAAAAAAGGAATGTCGAAATATGGACAGATGATAGAGTACGagaatcacaaataaaatgcaTCATATCGCAATaagtatgaaaataatcatatcagcCATAAAATATCCAATTGACCCTCAAAATTCCAGCAAcgattgaaaattattttatttttttataatgaaaactCCTTACTTTCCTCTACTTTCTATATTTTAGGCCCTACCACTTTTATACCCCCAACCACAAAAGGAATTACGTCACTGATTCTAACATAATCACAGGTCCACATgagaatttcattttctgatcATACTACCGGCAAATTACTCTTGGTTGCATTTAGACAAAGAGGGCGCCTGTCGAAATGCCGAGAATGATGGCAGTACAAACAAAAGCCGCGACatcgatgatgacgatggtccGTGATCGAGTTGAGCCGTCTCCTTCCTGCAAAGAAATTACCAAAGGGGTATAACACAAGATGATTAGCTTGTTGGGGTAACACATGAGACCATAGGTGTGTGGCGTTCAAGGTTCGAGTTTCTAGACGGAATTTCTCATAATCAATGATGAAGTTTTCGACTGAAATCTAGAATTTCTGGAACTAATTGTTCAAAAATTTACCtgggggcccgtttcataaagctgttcgtaagttacgaatgactttacgcgcgactggtgaccctttcttatgCTACATGATATCTCTATGTACATGATGTAACTGCACCTATAAGAACTGCCTAAAGTTGTGCGTAGAgtctttacgaacagctttatgaaacaccacccaggctatattatataaatagtgtacaatctattgtacaatatactggattatatgtacgacaaatataaaattatcccgagtgcaggtttatttctccgaggccgaaggccgaggtgaaataggcttgcacgagggataattttatatttggagttcatatagtccagtaatgttgtatgatagaacgttcactatttattatagtaaatagatccctcaatctaagccccccatcatggatttagccatccaaaaatcgaaagttatattgtacatatgtacaatataactttttgaagggaggtcacgtggtacaaatccagccaatcacagctcgtattttactaccactatttactataagTAAGTATAGCTGGAATTATTTGtccgaggttggactggcattactaTTTTCCCCGAGAGGCGGAGCCCATTTCCCACTATTCTTTCGAAATAAAAGGCCTGGTATAAAGGTCTGCGACGTCAATGATGCTAGTGCACTACTCGTATTCCATCATTGGCGTCACGGAATAGTAAATTTTCTTCAGTgggatgaaaattttgacaaagagGGTATAACCATCTTCCCCCATCCCCATTAATCTTTCGTCCGCACCTGGTGCCAGCTGGGAGTccagtaaaaataatgataccaTTTATGTCGTTGTGGCGTTCCCGCATTATGAGTAtatcgcgctcgcactatttgaataaggcttatgagattttgtattatgttgatttataagaataaagcttagaagtgactattaggattaccccttcaaagaaacaacaaaaatcaacttcgagCGACAGGGAAAATGTGGCcgaaaaaaaattccgggctcccctattggcgaaggctggatccgcccctatgGAGAAGGTTAAGATCTTAATGTATTTTCTTACAATAAGCTGCCCTGGCTTTTCCTTGGGGTGGCAGCGGTATACGAGGCCATTGTAAATACTGACGAGAGCGACGATGAGCATTCCGCCGATGATGAACCGACCAAGCCTGGTTGTCGAATAGGCGGGAACCTCGGCACTAACAGCTGCAGAGAGCACCaccaatgcgacaaagatgagCCCTGCGAATATGATCCGTTTCCCAGCCGACGACGGTCCGATCAAGAAGACTATGAGGATGAGCCATGTCGTGATGACAGAAGATGCGATACGACCGTGTGTCTCTCGTCGACGTACCAATATGGAGAACGTAACACTGTCGTAAAACTCACCAGGACAGCACTGGTAGGCAAATGCCTCACGCGTGACCTTTGAGTCGACGATCTCCCAGATCGGATGGTCATCCGGATTAGTCTCTGACAAGTCGATGGTGTCGGATATCGGATAAACGGTTATTGTAGTGTTTGCGTAGGACCATGATCCGAACTTCATTCTGCATTCCTATAGAAGCAATCAAAAGAGAAGCAcgcccttttcttttttttaggtgTCTTGACAtgatataaaattataatgcacATATTACACAGTTATAGTCTTTATAGGCAAAATACATATCTTATCAAATGAATTGCAGTTCCGCATCCTTACAAATCAGGGGCGGAACCCCTGGCGTTTAGATGGGTGGGGCTTTGgagccatcccccccccccacaaaaaaaagaacTTAATTAACTCCTCGATCAAGaatataagaagaaaaaagggaaaaaaacgAAAGTAAAGAGTATAGCTCGAATATACATTACTTTCCGGGTATAGGTATGTCATTGAAAATGTATCACAAaaatagattttcattttaaaagggtCCAATTTTTGCCCGTTCGCTCAGAAATTTTTAAGAAAGGCTGTTTTTCACACATGCCGTGCTATATGCTGCCTCAACTTTGTTGGCGCAATACGCAAATGCATGGGCAGCTCGTTGGATTTTGACGACCGGTGGATGATGTCTATTCTTGATACAAAAATTAGGTGTATCATGTTTCTTGACCCATACTTCTTTTTTCGATATCTTTTATTTTTGGCTCTTTTACGcccattcttcttttttttctcactgaCGGGGCctccttcccttttttcttaCTGAATAAAATCACCCCCTGTATAAGACACCAATCTTAAACATTATCAGTTAGTATAATGTCAATCAACATTGACATCGGCAAGTTTGTGAAACAGGGTCCAAGCATAATGAATTTGGTTTACATGTTGATCGTAGGGGTAGTCTTTCAAATCCATAGTACAAGTTGATTCCAGCTGCAAAGGAGGAAAGTAGAATATCCCGCCCATATCGAGTACCACAGCATAAGCTTCTGTCACTAGGCTATTCAGCGGTGAGTCGCTGTATAGGACGAAGTGTATAAGACAGATTTCAATATTAGGATGTTGAAGAGAAGAATTAcaatctaccccccccccaccgaaaATGGCAATGATaagaaatagatgaatgaataattaaacAGATGAATTTATGATCAGATAAAAGGctaaataaatgagaaatcaatgattgaataaatatgtaattgaatctaattaataaagaaattaacataattaaaacaataaatgaatgaacttATTGACTAagatgaataagaaaaaaaatagaaataaatacatgaatagcTAAATGCGTATCAACACAAGATTTTAACCACATTAAAGTTTTTATCATATCCTGCTTTCTGTAAAAGCTAATGAATGATAGTTGACGTAAATCGTTAGAGCGCAAACTTTAACTAAGAAAATTGCtttaaagacttttttttcatttttaacttTTCTCCTTGCCAAACACagttggttacacttcgtaactccgaaggttcgtaattgcgaaacacgtaaattgcctataatcgttaatccgaaaacgtaaaagggttcgttaatccgaacatttgtggcgttatttcgaaggttcgttagtccgaaaacgaaataaggttcgttgttccgaaggttcgttaatccgaaaacgaaataaggttcgttgttccgaagtttcgttagtccgaaaacgaaatgaggttcgttaatcattacgttctcggactaacgaacctcatttcgttttcggattaacgaaccttcggaaatatgaaccttcggaataacgaaccttcagaataacgaaccttcggaaatacgaaccttcggaataacgaaccttcggaataacgaagctgcGGAATTACGAATTGCATGCAATAGTCATACCAACGAAACCGTCTTCAAACCGACCGATATAAGATTTTGTAGGTCTGAAGCCGTGCTCGAGATGGCTGTAGCATAAGGAACAGATTTGTTCTATCTCAAAATAATGGTTTGAAAGGGGTTATAGACGTGACCGTGGGTTTCCGGAATTCGTAAcctttttttactgaaaattttcacaaattcaccaaaagtTTGCACAAAATCCTTCGatatttctttagaaaatgaaaaattgtccCAATGACAATCTCGGTCGCTTTTCTCTCTCGCTTTtgagtttctttttttaaaataaagtatATGCATGTTGTCCCCGTAATTAATTATGCGTATGCAAAGGTTATAGAAAGCAATCACACCGCGAAAATCGGATAAGGAACACGCTCTATCTGCGGATCTTGATAATCGAATATGCTGAAAACACCTTTTATGATCGAAAAATTATTGGTGACAAAGGGAAAGAGAATGAGATTAAAATTAAGGGTACCTGTAAAGCGATATATCAGGCACCCATATCTCAGATGGTCGGATATGAATCTCGGTGATGTTTCCAAAATCTGAGTGATTCCAAGATAATCTCGGATCATTCCAACCCTGTATGAAGTGATAAAACAGATTAATAATCCTCTATTGATATTACCTAAATTATTAACAGTGTACACGTCTACAATTCACCATGTTCACTATTGTCCTTggaccgtattctgaagtcgggtttaacttagaccatggtatATCTCTgcgctaaaattatggaaagccaaaagtgttaaaattgttattaaaggccaagtccaccccagaaaattgctGATTTGATTcgatagaggaaaatcaaacaaacctaacgctgcaaatttcatcgaaatcggatgtaaaataagaaagttatgacattttaaagtttcgcttatttttcacaaaacagttcaatgcacaactcagcgatatgcaaatgagagagtcgatgatgtccatcactcactatttctttttttttttgtttgaatgatacaatatttcaatttttacagatttgacaataaggaccaacttaacttaatcataaactgttaaaataatggtaattacacatgttcagggagaaataaaactttgtttcacgtAACAAGGaggggaaaattagaatatttcatataatagaatagaAAACatcctttgtcgaaaatcgttGAATCCAAACAGCACACTCTAAAGAAATAgtaggtttacccaatattgggtaaaatgggaacatgcatgttggttgggtaaaaaaaatgacgcaaagttgcgttgaaatagctcTTTATGGGGTTTAAAAATActcagcaaacatgcatgttctctTTTTACCTAATAGGGGGTTAAATTTTACTCAGTATTTTTAGAGTGCAGCTAGTGTCGTCCAGACTCTGAACAAACGATATTTGCAACCTTTCTTCAGCTCCGAATCTTAAGACGATCTTTTgtcccaataaaaaaaaactatttagGCTGCATGTTCATAGTGATTTGCCaagcattttcaatagattctcaACGTTCCAAAAAGTGGCTGCGGAAACTATATTGATGCAATCAAATTAACGAGCAACAAACTATGGAATAGAGCGATATATAATTATGATCTCGAAGTTTCCATAGTTTCAAAGTTTCCATAATGCTTGTCAGAGAGATGATAGACCAAGTGAAAGTATCCCAAATGACTAAGTATAAACCTGACAGAATTATAATCTCGCTTCTTAATTATCCCAGAGCTTATTTTACTACATCGGATTAGTATCACGTCTGATCGCGGGTAATTGCCTAACCCGACCTTTCGTGAAAAGGATCTCCGAAATAAGGCTGGGTCCAGTTTACACGAAGCTTTGTAAAAATTATCAGTCAAATAAACGAATGATCGGGTCTGATTTATCCGattctttgtgaaaattatGAACCAAATATACAAAGAGGCGGGTAATCTAGAacttgggagcgtttcatgaaacgaCTTGTCAgaagttttatccgacaagtcctaatttatccaacagttaccatagtaacagtgcttcttgGTCAATCAGAATAAAGAAagattgtcagatctgacaacttgtcggatagAAATGTTGATGAGACGCTCCCAGACCTCTTCTCAAATGGTCGGGTTGTAACGCGATCATCCGACGCGACGCGATAATATGGCACAAGCCACCTACCACATCCAGCCAGGCGTTCACATCGATGGTTCCCTTGAAAATATCCTGTTGGAAATATGTAGAAAACAAGTTCTTTCAAATTATGTTATTATGTTTCTAATCTCCATCATTATTCCGATTCGAATAGCATTGCTATATTCTTTTTGACACTAAATTATAATGTATAATCCTTTCTTTAATTCATGAAACGTTTCTACATAGAATGATTTTTAAGTGTATGAATATAAATCTAATTCACAGTTTTCAGGATGATGAGGTGAAATCTTATCAACGAACTATTCTGTCAGAGTTATCAAtgtctattgatttttttttaattattgataaatcTGTATtctgtgtgttgctgccctctacgttcgttgataTTTATTTCTATGAAATAGTGATCCTGATCAAATGATTGGCTGTCATCTGTCACGTGATCAGTAATCTGTTAGTTACCATCAACATCAATTATCATATCGAGATATTTTTCTCCATGACAGTGTATAATAGTAACAATTACAACAGCAACAAAATTGATGATAATATGATTacttaaaatgatgataataataataacaatggcACTTTGTTTCCAGACTGTCCGCAGCATAAGATGAAATGTACAGAGTTtgtttataaatataaaaaagcaAACTTAAACATAAATACAGCACTACTtgataacaaatatatatattgctcttgatttttattattattttcataataattgtACTGACCAGTCCACGCAGTTTGATTAATGTCATCCCCATACCAACATCGATCTCTCTGTCATATCTAGGCAGAAGTTCTTTGTCGTAATCTCTAAACAGAGATTTTCTCAAACGAGCATAATCATCATCTggggaagaaaataaatcaaaatcataaaaacgaATGAAcgagaaatgaaatataaaatacatcGATTTAGAAACAATCATTTTACAAGGCTCAGTAGAATATCAGTGAAAAGTATATAAACCtatataaattaatgataaaaaatgttgtAATGTCCATGTCTCTGTGGTATGTAGTCCATAAGATCGTAGTTCCAATTTTCTATCTAAAAAAGGGATGCGTCGGTTGTAGGAAAAGTCGCCTCTCATGAATCCGAATATTTGAATaagtttattaaaacaaaaaaaaataataaatcaaaccaagcactggataaataataatcaaactATGTTCAGGAAGAGTGATTGGTGATTGGTTGTCTTACCATTCTGAGCCACTGCGCATGTCAGCAAGGCCACGCCCACTAGGGCTAGGTATGCCAGGCAATACTTCATGACACGGACTCTTTCTGAACAAAAAAGATAATGAttaatctaaaataaaaaatacccatGAATAAGAATATTATCCCTTCAGCTGATTGTCTAATATAATATACAAtcatttctgttttaacagTTTAATAAAGTCAAAAGTATTTTAAATCCTATGCGTATTTATGAATAAAGCGTATCGACCCATCCGTATTTTATGTGAAAATAAGATTGTTAGAAACAAATTGGTTTCTATTTAACATAAGTATTTGTAAATAGGCATATATTTCAACTATAATTTGAGAGAAATTTAATGTTATTTACTCCAAAATTCAGGGTGTAAAATCAATCCAGATAGACTGTAATTAGGAACCAATCGAGTTCTAGATGCAATTTGAATTctacagatttatttttttaatcttaaaataTTCAGAATAAATCCCTCGAGATTTAAAGCAAAAATTTAGGATTGAGATTAAATTTTGATTGTATCGTTGAGATCGCAAACTTAATATCTCGCAATATCTCGTGGGGGATGCTGGGGTCATTACCAATTCACCACGCGAGCATGCATGAATGAAACTGATGACAATCTATCACTATTTGTCCAAATTACAGCAGATGTCGCAGATCCAAAGGGACTTGTGGGATTCATCccccattttttaatgaattacaGAAACGTTAAAAAATCTATTGTTACATCCCTCCACCTGCGCTTTCAAAACCACCCCACAGCCTCTGATAAATACAATCAAGATGTCGATGGTTAAACATTAAATCTTAATTGGGAAAGGGGTGAATTTATTTGACAGGGGTACGTTGAAACAATCATTTTTAATGATCCTTTGGTGctaaaaatgagaaatttgttGTATATATATAGAATTAATGAAGGGAGATTTTGTGATATTAAAATCAacaggaatatttttatttgaatagtaAGTAATAGATTATCGCGGTTTAATATTGTTTCAGTCTGTATATAAGGCGCCAAGttaattatgattatgttttcaataggtaaaaatgaaatgaataattgtaTAAATTAACTTACCGCgttcaaatttcaaattcagcTAGTGCCGCAATCGTGAATCAAACTGCTGTTGAGTTCCATAGCTTTTTGACCAAATGAGAGGATTAAAACTTGGAGGAGTTGACGAATTTAACACCAAGTGTGTTCTTTGTTGCAGGTAGATATAATGTTCACAGTTTTTGTTAGGGGCATGCGCAGCGATTTGTTAAGaatttttgtcaacccaagggGGCGGCGAGgcgactcccccccccccctcaatattATTTATACATAATGCCCCTAAAAAACTATAATCATTAAAGGTAAAAATCATCACCACAAAAATTGTTCACATTTTTTGTCAGGGGAAATGCGCAGCGATTTGTTAAGAATTTTGTCAACCCAAGGGGAAGGGCGGCGAGGTGACCCTCCCCCTCAATATTCTTTGTACATAAAGCCCCTAAAAACCCAATTATTAAAGGTAAAGGTCATCACCAcaaaatttgtttgaattaaCAAAATCAAACAGGGCGTAACATTGAAGATTTATAAAAGTTCAGATATAAACTAGAAAGCTTATTCGGTGCAGAGGACAGGAGACTGTCTCCCTCTAGATTTCTAACCaggactccccccccccaaaaaaaaaaaatatatatatataaatatatatatatatatatcagaagATTTTATAGATACAGCGAATAAAGCAAACGACGTAGCCGGGATTTAGTTCATCAAGTTTATTTACAACAAGCTTTCGGCCATACCTTGGCCTTGTCTTGTAATATATACACACCACTCTGAATATCACGGTTGTGCTTGCTTATATTGTTGGTATCTTTTGCTCGAGCTTGAACTGCCAGTAAGTAATTTCAAGTATAGCAGCTCTATACTTGACACCACTTAATAAACCGAACGTGATAGTCAAAGATTAATTTATATACATTAGAAACACTTCAAAGTGCAAACTTGTTGAaacaagaaagagaaaattagtTATTGTTGCAGCttgtgcaatttttttaattatggaaATATGCGATTGAGATGtaactttatatattttgattgatgctgctgagtagggccatcctcccgttttcaaatatcaattcacatgtttcattttatgtatattgttgttgtttttaacggaaataaattcaattaaattcaattaaagTTTTCCTACGatttcaagatttattttaaacagGCATGACGAAGTCTTTTCGgagtgaaaatattttcatccacatTTCCCCCAAATTAACCGCCCCAGATTGGCTGCTAAAagctgtttttgttgttgtttttgcgACCATAAAGAGGCAGTCTTACTAAAGACAGATCTTTAAGTACATCTTAGCCTTATTCTTACTAACAAAAAAGGTAGGTCATGAGACATAAAAAAGCTCGAGCTGTATTTGTTTGGAAATTTATGTTCTTATAAACCTGAAAATGAAACATTCTGAGTAATCATGAGCAAGATGcacatttaaataaacaattaatgcacgcacgaagcgcgagctgatattttttaatataatgacATTGAGAGGGaccttttaaggactgtttgtacTGATTCAATATTCTTCCTCCTattatctttcttctttcttttgctGTCTTCTCCACTTTTCCAACAGAAAACATACGTTCTTTGAGACGACACcgtttttcaagtgaccaaaatatttcacatgcgaaGAGGGGTACGACTGGAAGCTGATATCGTCAAAAAGACGACAATGAattcggatttttttttacatacatatataatatataatcatatcatattagTTACGTAGCTTTGTCTGATAAGCCTTCGCCACGTCAGAAACAAACGTAGTTTTACCTGATCAAAAACTAGGAGTGTCAACGTCGATTTAATCAGGTAAAAGCACGTATgtcaaaaatgaagaaaattaagTAATTAAGTTTAAATAAGGAAATCAAGGAGTTTTTGGTCACACTTCCTTATTATGTTCCAAAgttcaaatgaaaagaaaaaatatcgaTACACCATGCATTCTCCAATTTtccaaaggaaacaaaataattaattttgaaGTTTTAAGCTCGAATATCTCAGAATCGCATTAAAGAAGATGCGAAGCGATGACGTCAGTtaccatggtgtcatggcggcctggttctaaacaaatgaaccaACCGAATGAAAGCGTGTGTTTCTCATATGGGAGAAAATGGATGCTATCGGAATTTGATCCCTTGCCACCTATTTTTCACGTGAGCCCACGTACAGACGATCGTCAACTGCgactctgtttagaaccagCCTGCTGTGGCACCATAGCAACTGGCGTTCAAGCACTAGCACTAGCAAATATATAGTAAAGCAATTGCTAAGGCATGAACTTTTGCTTGGCTAGCAGTATCATTGCTTGAACTTGAAGCAATAATTGCTTTCCGGCATTTGatactttttatgcatctgacccaatTCACCCCACACACGCACTCACGCATGTGAATTCGAATTGTGACACGTTTTGACCAGTCGCGATCCTTAATAACACACCAAAGATTATAAAGTTTTCATATTAACAAGTTATTCCTGTTTAAAATCCcatcacattttattttaacCGGAGTATAATGATCTGATATCACTctattgaaatcacaataaaggaaagaaatttacaaagtcaatacaaaacataataaaaaaaaaattaagataggCCCAGGTCATGACGTATTACTGTCGATGCAGGGCAGTAGTATAAAACTTATACAGTTTTGACGTAACAGGTACATAACTTAAACATAACATGAGTAtatgtgaaataataaaaataatgcaatttagAGCATGGGCATGATTATTAACTTTCGTCCCTCtagtttttttattaatgatattaGAAAGTGATAATGCATAAAATTATACTTTATTTATCAATTAACAGTAACTCTTAGCTTCTACGGTATTTTGAGACCAATGAGTGTTAAACAATAAGcgatttatcattttttcaatttgttttatttcattttcaacagaacaaagtaaAGTGGTCGTATATACTTAGAAGACCATTTCacatgaaacataattatacaagaaatatatattgaGGTAGGTACAatatagtctgcaggcacagaccctcattggaactttcggatcaacaagtgtgcctccacgcaaagacaaGCACATACAAAGACCCTTCAGCACACAAGGCATgcagtaggctgcacattcagacccttatttctagtgaagggtttgccctgCAGACTAGGTACAATACATGATATTTTCCCATAAGTAAAACAACGTATTTTATAAGCAAATCATCATAAACATGATGCAGATCTGAGAAAATAGAGGGATCCACTAAGAAGCAAATGCTTCAAAGAGTGTGGACCCctctaaataattattgtagAACTGTCTACGAAGACGGACACAGAGGTTTAAATAAAATGGCAATTACACAAGAcaaaacgaaaaagaaaaatcacataAAGGCACAAGTAACAATAACATTCCACCAAAGTTCGTAT
This window of the Lytechinus variegatus isolate NC3 chromosome 14, Lvar_3.0, whole genome shotgun sequence genome carries:
- the LOC121427760 gene encoding neuronal acetylcholine receptor subunit alpha-2-like: MKYCLAYLALVGVALLTCAVAQNDDDYARLRKSLFRDYDKELLPRYDREIDVGMGMTLIKLRGLDIFKGTIDVNAWLDVGWNDPRLSWNHSDFGNITEIHIRPSEIWVPDISLYSDSPLNSLVTEAYAVVLDMGGIFYFPPLQLESTCTMDLKDYPYDQHECRMKFGSWSYANTTITVYPISDTIDLSETNPDDHPIWEIVDSKVTREAFAYQCCPGEFYDSVTFSILVRRRETHGRIASSVITTWLILIVFLIGPSSAGKRIIFAGLIFVALVVLSAAVSAEVPAYSTTRLGRFIIGGMLIVALVSIYNGLVYRCHPKEKPGQLIEGDGSTRSRTIVIIDVAAFVCTAIILGISTGALFV